A genomic stretch from Rhodobacterales bacterium HKCCA1288 includes:
- the guaA gene encoding glutamine-hydrolyzing GMP synthase has protein sequence MAQSHERLLIIDFGSQVTQLIARRLREQNVYCEIHPYQNVDAAFLAEFDPKAVIFSGGPDSVMREGSPRPPRAVYDLGVPIMGICYGQQVMMQDLGGTVEAGEHATAEFGRAYVTKTTSQSDFVDGWFSAEDGREQVWMSHGDHVSKIADGFEVLGTSPGAPFAITADVNRRFYAVQFHPEVHHTPNGAQLYKNFLSIAGFRGDWTMAGYRDQAVAAIREQVGDAKVICGLSGGVDSSVAAALIHEAIGDQLTCVFVDHGLLRMSEAEEVVTMFRDHMNLSVIHAQEQDLFLGALEGVSDPEVKRKTIGKLFIDVFQKYADGIEGAAFLAQGTLYPDVIESVSFSGGPSVTIKSHHNVGGLPEKMGLKLVEPLRELFKDEVRALGRELGLPAHFIGRHPFPGPGLAIRCPGEITREKLEILRKADAVYIDQIRKHGLYDEIWQAFVAILPVRTVGVMGDGRTYDYACALRAVTSVDGMTADYYPFSHDFLGETATRIINEVKGINRVTYDITSKPPGTIEWE, from the coding sequence ATTGCCCAATCCCATGAGCGGCTTCTGATCATTGATTTCGGCAGCCAAGTGACGCAACTGATTGCTCGCCGCCTGCGCGAGCAAAATGTATATTGCGAAATTCATCCCTATCAAAATGTCGATGCCGCGTTTTTGGCGGAATTCGACCCCAAGGCGGTGATTTTCTCTGGCGGGCCAGATTCGGTGATGCGCGAAGGATCCCCGCGCCCGCCGCGCGCCGTGTATGATCTGGGCGTGCCGATCATGGGCATCTGCTATGGTCAGCAGGTGATGATGCAGGATCTCGGTGGCACGGTTGAGGCAGGCGAACACGCCACCGCCGAATTTGGACGCGCCTATGTGACAAAAACCACCTCCCAATCAGATTTTGTGGATGGATGGTTCAGCGCGGAGGATGGCCGCGAACAGGTTTGGATGAGCCACGGCGATCATGTCAGCAAAATTGCCGATGGGTTCGAAGTGCTTGGCACTTCCCCAGGCGCGCCTTTTGCGATCACCGCCGATGTGAACCGCCGTTTTTACGCGGTGCAATTCCACCCCGAGGTGCATCACACCCCCAATGGCGCGCAGCTCTATAAGAATTTTCTCTCCATCGCAGGTTTTCGCGGCGATTGGACGATGGCGGGCTATCGTGACCAAGCGGTCGCCGCCATTCGCGAACAAGTTGGCGATGCTAAGGTGATTTGCGGCCTCTCAGGCGGGGTTGATAGTTCGGTTGCGGCGGCGCTCATCCATGAGGCCATTGGCGATCAGCTCACTTGCGTCTTTGTCGATCATGGCCTGCTGCGCATGAGCGAGGCTGAGGAAGTGGTCACGATGTTCCGCGATCACATGAACCTGTCCGTGATCCACGCGCAAGAACAGGATTTGTTCCTTGGTGCGCTCGAAGGGGTCAGCGATCCCGAAGTAAAGCGCAAAACCATCGGCAAATTGTTCATCGATGTGTTCCAGAAATATGCCGATGGCATCGAAGGTGCCGCCTTTTTGGCGCAGGGCACGCTTTACCCCGATGTCATTGAAAGCGTCAGCTTTTCTGGCGGGCCAAGCGTCACGATCAAAAGCCATCATAATGTGGGCGGCCTGCCCGAAAAGATGGGTCTGAAACTGGTCGAACCCTTGCGCGAATTGTTCAAGGACGAGGTGCGCGCCTTGGGGCGTGAACTGGGTCTGCCCGCGCATTTCATCGGCCGCCACCCCTTCCCTGGGCCCGGTCTTGCGATCCGTTGCCCCGGTGAGATCACGCGCGAAAAGCTAGAAATCCTGCGCAAGGCCGATGCGGTTTATATCGACCAAATCCGCAAGCATGGGCTTTATGACGAGATTTGGCAGGCCTTTGTCGCGATCTTGCCCGTGCGCACCGTGGGTGTCATGGGCGATGGCCGCACCTATGACTACGCCTGCGCCCTGCGGGCTGTGACATCAGTTGATGGGATGACAGCGGATTACTACCCCTTTAGCCATGATTTCTTGGGCGAAACCGCAACGCGCATCATCAATGAGGTCAAGGGCATCAACCGCGTGACCTATGACATCACCTCAAAACCGCCCGGAACGATTGAGTGGGAATAA
- a CDS encoding type II toxin-antitoxin system RatA family toxin, giving the protein MPSHSETRTLPYRAHEIYDLVADVARYPEFIPWAVAARVRSVTDQGDHREMLADLIVGFKMFREKFGSRVRLFDAEMRIETAYIDGPFHHMISNWRMRDLPEGGCEVSFDVDFEFKNRLLQGAAGMFFHEAMTRIVRAFEARAEALYGKK; this is encoded by the coding sequence ATGCCCTCCCATTCCGAGACGCGCACGCTGCCCTATCGCGCCCATGAGATCTATGATCTTGTGGCGGATGTGGCGCGCTATCCTGAATTCATCCCTTGGGCCGTGGCCGCACGCGTGCGCAGTGTCACAGATCAGGGCGACCATCGCGAAATGTTGGCGGACTTAATCGTCGGTTTTAAGATGTTTCGCGAAAAATTTGGCAGCCGCGTGCGCCTGTTCGATGCAGAAATGCGGATTGAAACCGCCTATATTGATGGGCCTTTTCACCATATGATATCCAATTGGCGCATGCGTGATTTGCCCGAGGGCGGGTGCGAGGTCAGCTTTGATGTGGATTTCGAATTCAAAAACCGCCTGCTGCAAGGGGCGGCAGGCATGTTTTTCCATGAGGCGATGACGCGGATTGTGCGCGCCTTTGAGGCCCGCGCAGAGGCGTTATATGGGAAAAAATAA
- the ccmE gene encoding cytochrome c maturation protein CcmE: MQKLKKRRRIQIVMLAVFFLGGMAVLVGYGFRDGINFFMPPAEVAENPPAANKTFRIGGLVEEGTLRRGQGATITFNVTDGAASIPVSYTGVLPDLFGEGEGMVGTGRLIDGVFEATEILARHDETYMPEEVIDALKEQGVYQAPES; the protein is encoded by the coding sequence ATGCAAAAATTGAAAAAAAGACGCCGTATTCAAATTGTGATGCTGGCTGTGTTTTTCCTTGGGGGCATGGCCGTGCTGGTTGGGTATGGGTTTCGTGATGGCATCAATTTCTTCATGCCGCCCGCCGAGGTGGCCGAAAACCCGCCCGCAGCGAATAAAACCTTCCGCATTGGCGGTTTAGTCGAGGAGGGGACCTTGCGCCGCGGCCAAGGGGCGACCATCACCTTCAACGTCACCGATGGCGCGGCATCCATCCCTGTGTCTTACACGGGTGTTTTGCCAGATCTGTTTGGCGAGGGCGAAGGCATGGTTGGCACAGGCCGCCTAATTGATGGCGTGTTTGAAGCAACCGAAATCCTCGCCCGCCATGACGAGACCTATATGCCCGAAGAGGTGATTGACGCTCTGAAGGAACAAGGTGTGTATCAAGCGCCCGAGAGTTAA
- the lipA gene encoding lipoyl synthase → MRDLKLPEQRHPEKAHRPDQAQPKKPSWIRVKAPVGEGYKATHKIMREHKLTTVCEEAGCPNVGECWSQGHATMMIMGEVCTRACTFCNIATGKPPEALDVFEPGRVADAVKKLGLNHVVITSVDRDDIEDGGAEHFAQTIRAIRRQSPDTTIEILTPDFLKCDPSVLEIVVRAKPDVFNHNLETVPGLYPEVRPGARYFHSLRLLQRVKEMDPTMFTKSGIMVGLGEDRQAVLQVMDDMRAADIDFLTIGQYLQPTPKHHAVDRFVTPEEFKAYEKAAFGKGFLMVSATPLTRSSYHAGDDFARLKAARLAKLGA, encoded by the coding sequence ATGCGCGACCTTAAATTGCCCGAGCAGCGTCACCCAGAAAAGGCGCATCGTCCCGATCAGGCACAGCCGAAAAAACCCTCTTGGATAAGGGTGAAGGCCCCTGTTGGGGAAGGCTATAAGGCCACGCATAAAATCATGCGCGAGCATAAATTGACCACCGTTTGCGAGGAGGCGGGTTGCCCCAATGTCGGCGAATGTTGGAGCCAAGGTCACGCCACGATGATGATTATGGGCGAGGTTTGCACCCGTGCCTGCACCTTTTGTAATATCGCAACCGGTAAACCGCCCGAGGCCTTGGATGTCTTCGAACCGGGCCGCGTGGCCGATGCGGTCAAGAAACTTGGCCTGAACCACGTTGTCATCACTTCGGTGGATCGCGATGACATTGAGGATGGTGGGGCAGAACATTTTGCCCAGACCATTCGCGCTATTCGCCGCCAATCCCCTGACACAACCATCGAGATTCTAACCCCCGATTTTTTGAAATGCGACCCAAGTGTTTTGGAAATCGTGGTGCGTGCAAAGCCCGATGTGTTCAATCATAACCTCGAAACTGTGCCAGGTCTTTACCCTGAGGTGCGCCCCGGTGCGCGCTATTTCCATAGCCTGCGCCTGCTGCAGCGGGTCAAGGAGATGGATCCGACCATGTTCACCAAATCTGGTATCATGGTTGGCCTTGGGGAAGACCGCCAAGCGGTGTTGCAGGTTATGGATGACATGCGGGCCGCCGATATCGACTTTTTGACCATTGGCCAATATTTGCAGCCAACCCCAAAACATCACGCGGTGGATCGTTTTGTGACGCCAGAGGAATTCAAGGCCTATGAAAAGGCGGCGTTTGGCAAAGGGTTCTTGATGGTTTCGGCCACGCCTTTGACGCGCTCTAGCTATCATGCAGGGGATGATTTTGCCCGCCTCAAAGCGGCGCGTTTGGCAAAATTAGGCGCTTAA
- a CDS encoding cytochrome c has translation MTFSASFTTKSILLAAALAMAGLPAFANEGAIGARQGQFKIMALNIGVLGGMARGTVEYDAAQAQIAADNLAAISQLNQAFNWPEGSDMMAATTNRALPAIWENQDDFLAKWAAFGTAATGLQAAAGNGLEAMQAALGPVGGSCGACHDAYRQPQ, from the coding sequence ATGACGTTTTCTGCAAGTTTCACGACCAAATCCATCTTACTGGCTGCTGCTCTTGCTATGGCGGGCCTGCCTGCTTTTGCCAATGAAGGGGCGATTGGTGCGCGTCAGGGGCAGTTCAAGATTATGGCGCTGAATATTGGGGTCTTGGGCGGTATGGCGCGCGGCACAGTGGAATATGACGCTGCACAGGCACAAATTGCGGCAGATAATCTGGCGGCAATTTCGCAATTGAACCAAGCCTTTAACTGGCCCGAAGGCAGCGACATGATGGCCGCAACGACCAATCGCGCCTTGCCCGCCATTTGGGAAAATCAGGACGATTTTCTTGCAAAATGGGCGGCCTTTGGCACAGCCGCGACAGGGTTGCAGGCCGCAGCGGGCAACGGCCTTGAGGCGATGCAAGCGGCGCTTGGCCCTGTGGGGGGCAGCTGCGGCGCCTGCCACGATGCCTATCGCCAGCCCCAATAA
- a CDS encoding helix-turn-helix domain-containing protein gives MDLPDPDRLTGFSDPVQHYICHVHYGLTFTKIAAAYHSHPSTILRHVRQIEDARDDPLLDQALADLDDPLPPKDVLPMPSIPNAHAPKQAQKYPPNSDGEARRILRRLCEKDAVLVVAQDMDRAVVLRPNLEGGQTRTAVMDRSHAQSFVLKDWICATRKGRVASYRITPTGRLALKRLIEEDRRRRKSDGDMGQGPNVFAAQHGDYALKRENFANGSHAQMRVNLNESPLSGLARRKGADGKPFLSAPLVQAAERLREDFERAQLGPRVAQNWDRFLTSADRGVFGDGGIGEGPAAARKRVLDAMDHLGPGLSDVVMRVCCFLEGMESAERRLGWSARSGKVVLKIGLQRLLEFYQTHHGLVPAMIE, from the coding sequence ATTGATCTTCCCGACCCAGATCGGCTGACGGGGTTTTCTGACCCTGTGCAGCACTACATTTGCCACGTTCATTACGGGCTGACCTTCACCAAAATCGCCGCGGCCTATCACAGCCATCCCAGCACGATACTGCGCCATGTGCGCCAAATCGAAGATGCCCGTGATGATCCGCTTTTAGATCAGGCTTTGGCCGATCTCGATGATCCTCTCCCTCCCAAGGATGTTCTCCCTATGCCCTCAATTCCGAATGCTCATGCGCCAAAGCAGGCGCAAAAATACCCCCCTAATAGCGATGGCGAGGCGCGGCGTATCTTGCGCCGTCTTTGCGAGAAAGACGCGGTTTTGGTTGTGGCTCAAGATATGGATCGCGCGGTTGTTTTGCGCCCGAACCTTGAAGGGGGTCAAACCCGCACGGCGGTGATGGATCGCAGCCACGCACAATCTTTTGTGCTGAAGGATTGGATATGCGCCACCCGCAAAGGGCGGGTGGCCTCCTATCGGATTACGCCAACGGGGCGTTTGGCCCTAAAGCGCCTGATCGAGGAAGACCGCCGCCGCCGCAAATCGGATGGGGATATGGGGCAGGGGCCAAATGTCTTTGCTGCGCAGCATGGTGACTATGCCCTCAAGCGCGAAAATTTTGCCAATGGCAGCCATGCACAGATGCGCGTTAACCTTAACGAGTCGCCCCTGTCAGGCTTGGCGCGGCGCAAGGGTGCAGATGGCAAGCCGTTTCTCAGCGCGCCTTTGGTGCAGGCTGCTGAACGCCTGCGCGAAGATTTTGAGCGCGCCCAATTGGGGCCGCGCGTGGCGCAAAATTGGGATCGGTTTTTGACCTCAGCAGATCGCGGCGTGTTTGGCGATGGTGGGATCGGCGAAGGGCCTGCCGCCGCGCGCAAACGTGTCTTGGATGCAATGGATCATTTAGGGCCGGGTCTGTCCGATGTTGTGATGCGGGTCTGCTGTTTCCTTGAGGGGATGGAATCGGCCGAGCGCCGCTTGGGATGGTCGGCGCGGTCAGGAAAGGTTGTTCTGAAAATTGGGCTGCAACGCCTTTTGGAATTTTATCAAACGCATCACGGCTTGGTGCCCGCCATGATCGAGTGA
- a CDS encoding APC family permease, whose product MTDHSHKATRDSGEGSISLTSAVAMGTGVMIGAGIFALTGQIAGLAGPWFPLSFVAGAVVTAFSAYTYIAMSNRWPSSGGIAMILTKAYGPGAVAAAASLLMALSMVINESLVARTFATYALRPFDIEGGPLVPIIAVALILFAYLVNASGNRSVGLLSVVMSALKIGGILLFAVAALWAGGGLQDTPSEPPNFAALGFVGSVALSILAFKGFTTITNSGGEITDPHRNVGRTILISILICTVTYLLVALAVGSSLSPEQIASARDYALAEAAEPVLGRVGFYLTVALAMIATASGLVASVFAVSRMLTMLTDMEMIPHSHFGMSGSIRSHMLVYTVVIAGVLAVLFDLSRIASLGAFFYLVMDMAVHWGVWSRLRNEINARGWVILTALALDGLVLVAFTGLKLQSDPMIVVYAFIGIVAVFLYERYFLDAWFEEQDGGPHGAM is encoded by the coding sequence ATGACCGATCACAGCCACAAGGCAACACGCGACAGCGGCGAAGGATCGATCAGCCTGACAAGCGCCGTGGCAATGGGCACCGGGGTGATGATCGGGGCCGGTATCTTTGCGCTGACCGGTCAGATCGCAGGCCTCGCGGGGCCGTGGTTCCCGTTGTCCTTTGTCGCGGGTGCCGTAGTGACGGCTTTCAGCGCGTATACCTATATTGCCATGTCCAACCGCTGGCCTTCCTCGGGTGGGATCGCGATGATCCTGACAAAGGCTTATGGCCCGGGTGCCGTGGCTGCCGCTGCGTCGCTTCTCATGGCGCTGTCGATGGTGATTAACGAAAGCCTCGTGGCGCGAACCTTTGCAACCTATGCACTCAGGCCCTTCGACATCGAGGGCGGACCTCTGGTTCCCATCATTGCGGTCGCCCTCATCTTGTTCGCCTACCTTGTCAATGCGTCGGGTAACCGCTCTGTTGGGCTGCTGTCGGTCGTGATGTCCGCACTGAAGATCGGTGGCATCCTGCTTTTCGCAGTTGCGGCGCTTTGGGCCGGTGGCGGATTACAAGACACACCGTCAGAGCCGCCAAATTTTGCCGCCCTAGGGTTTGTGGGCTCCGTAGCCTTGTCGATTCTGGCCTTCAAGGGGTTTACCACCATCACCAACTCGGGCGGAGAGATCACCGACCCGCACCGCAATGTTGGTCGCACGATCCTGATCTCGATCCTGATCTGCACCGTCACCTATCTTTTGGTCGCGTTGGCGGTGGGGTCCAGCCTGTCGCCAGAACAGATCGCCTCTGCCCGCGACTATGCGTTGGCGGAAGCGGCCGAGCCGGTGCTGGGGCGGGTTGGCTTTTATCTCACTGTTGCTCTGGCCATGATCGCCACGGCATCGGGGCTGGTGGCCAGCGTCTTTGCGGTATCGAGGATGCTGACGATGTTGACCGATATGGAGATGATTCCGCACAGCCACTTCGGCATGTCCGGTTCCATTCGGTCGCATATGCTGGTCTATACCGTCGTCATTGCAGGCGTTCTCGCGGTGTTGTTCGACCTGTCGCGCATCGCCTCGCTGGGCGCGTTCTTTTACCTGGTTATGGACATGGCCGTGCACTGGGGTGTCTGGAGCCGCCTGCGCAATGAAATCAACGCGCGCGGTTGGGTGATCCTCACCGCCCTTGCGCTTGACGGGCTGGTCCTCGTCGCCTTCACCGGGCTCAAGCTGCAATCCGACCCGATGATTGTCGTCTATGCCTTCATCGGCATCGTCGCGGTGTTTCTCTACGAGCGATATTTTCTCGATGCATGGTTCGAAGAACAGGACGGAGGGCCTCACGGCGCAATGTAA
- a CDS encoding c-type cytochrome: MWKKLIISASLAAFGGFLLIWAVFPRNPITASTMAALADPNLENGARVFWAGGCASCHAANGAEGEARLILAGGRAFETEFGTFYAPNISPDATAGIGDWTMPQFLHAMQHGRGPNGLPLYPAFPYTAYRLADPQDMADLYGYLQSLPADPSLSRDHDLTFPFNIRPALFFWQALYLERGYAVTAPLSDEALRGRYLVEALAHCGECHTSRGALGAVDHGAWLRGAPNPSGQGRIPPLTPDALTWSKDEIAAYLNDGFTPSFDSAGGHMVDVIRNMAMLQPDDRAAIAQYLKELP; this comes from the coding sequence ATGTGGAAGAAACTGATCATCAGCGCCAGTTTGGCCGCTTTTGGCGGGTTTCTTTTGATATGGGCGGTCTTTCCGCGCAACCCAATCACGGCAAGCACAATGGCGGCCCTCGCTGACCCCAATTTAGAGAATGGCGCGCGGGTGTTTTGGGCGGGGGGATGTGCCTCATGCCACGCAGCAAACGGGGCCGAGGGTGAGGCGAGGTTGATCTTGGCAGGTGGGCGCGCCTTTGAAACGGAATTTGGCACATTTTACGCGCCAAATATCAGCCCTGACGCGACTGCAGGCATAGGCGATTGGACAATGCCGCAGTTCTTACACGCCATGCAACATGGCCGCGGACCGAATGGTTTGCCCCTTTATCCTGCCTTTCCTTACACAGCTTATCGTTTGGCTGACCCTCAAGATATGGCTGATCTATATGGCTATCTGCAAAGCCTGCCTGCCGACCCAAGTCTGTCGCGCGACCATGATCTGACCTTTCCCTTCAACATCCGCCCCGCCCTATTCTTCTGGCAGGCCCTCTACCTTGAGCGGGGATATGCGGTCACGGCCCCCTTGAGTGACGAAGCCCTGCGGGGTCGTTATCTGGTTGAGGCCCTCGCGCATTGCGGTGAATGCCACACATCCCGCGGCGCGCTTGGCGCAGTGGATCATGGCGCGTGGTTGAGAGGGGCACCAAACCCTTCGGGACAGGGGCGCATCCCCCCCCTCACCCCAGACGCATTAACCTGGTCGAAGGATGAGATCGCGGCCTATCTTAATGATGGCTTCACCCCAAGCTTTGACAGCGCAGGCGGCCATATGGTCGATGTGATCCGAAACATGGCCATGCTGCAGCCCGATGATCGGGCCGCAATTGCGCAATATCTCAAAGAATTGCCTTAA
- a CDS encoding ferric reductase-like transmembrane domain-containing protein, translating to MVRFPTIKRHAVVILIAAGITYAFLASRSEWSEMHRYNRAFGDASLILVSLAMGLGPLSRLTRWKWVRKLLPYRREFGIYAVVAALIHTIIILIGWVELDLWRLFGFEFHPGLQQYVMLRHGFAIANAVGIMALAYGLVLALTSNDFSQRLLGQNVWKFLQQGAYVLWWLAVLHTAYFLFVHFLDYHRRTPDPNWAQWPFVALVLTVMLLQFLAMLGTWQRQRARSGGLVEDKGRNGVHRR from the coding sequence ATGGTGAGGTTCCCAACGATCAAACGCCATGCGGTCGTCATTCTGATCGCAGCCGGCATCACATACGCCTTTCTGGCATCAAGGTCCGAATGGTCTGAAATGCATCGTTATAACAGGGCTTTCGGCGATGCGTCGCTGATCCTGGTTTCTTTGGCCATGGGTCTGGGCCCACTGTCACGCCTGACCCGTTGGAAGTGGGTGCGCAAACTTCTGCCTTATAGACGTGAATTCGGCATCTATGCGGTTGTCGCTGCGTTGATCCACACGATTATCATTTTGATCGGTTGGGTGGAGCTGGACCTTTGGCGGCTATTTGGCTTCGAATTCCATCCAGGCCTTCAACAATATGTGATGCTTCGGCACGGGTTCGCGATAGCGAACGCGGTGGGCATCATGGCACTGGCCTACGGTTTGGTGCTTGCCTTGACGTCCAATGACTTCAGCCAGCGCCTGCTTGGGCAAAACGTCTGGAAGTTCTTGCAGCAAGGCGCATACGTTTTATGGTGGCTTGCTGTTCTCCACACCGCCTACTTCCTGTTCGTCCATTTCCTCGATTACCATCGTCGGACACCGGATCCGAATTGGGCACAGTGGCCCTTTGTGGCACTGGTTCTGACTGTCATGTTGCTACAGTTCTTAGCCATGCTTGGCACGTGGCAGCGCCAGCGCGCGCGGTCTGGTGGTCTTGTGGAAGATAAAGGTCGAAACGGGGTGCATCGCCGATGA
- a CDS encoding trimethylamine methyltransferase family protein, giving the protein MSEAAADRRRGRGGGGAARRAERSAPKLEAAKYIERKIPNLEILSDEALEIIEANAETVLEEIGVNFVENPEALKRWKDVGADVNGERVRFPKGLLRSLIKTAPSSFIQHARNPERSVEIGGKSLVLAPVYGPPFVWDSVGGRRYATMADFQKFVKLGYMSKWLHHSGGTVCEPTDIPVNKRHFDMLYAHMSLSDKPFMGSVTEPSRAQDSVDMCKILFGEDFATNNTVMTSLININSPLTFDATMMGALEVYAANNQACIVSPFIVGGAMAPVSVMGTLTQVLAEVMVAVAYSQMIRKGAPVIFGAFVTSIDMNSGAPTFGTPEAAQITYGAGQLARRLNLPYRSAGSFNGSKLPDAQAAYETSNSLNMGLLSGVNFMLHSCGWLEGGLAASPEKFVLDADQLGVLHHLAAGVPIDENAQAMDALREVGPGGHFLGCAHTQANFKTAFWKTNVLDYKPYETWVDEGSRDSVALAAARVDKMLSEYVQPALDPAVDEALKAYIAQRKSEMPDAFI; this is encoded by the coding sequence ATGAGCGAAGCAGCAGCAGATCGACGTCGGGGCAGAGGGGGTGGCGGAGCCGCCCGCCGTGCGGAGCGCAGCGCACCCAAACTTGAAGCGGCGAAATATATCGAACGCAAAATCCCCAATCTCGAAATCCTCTCGGATGAGGCGCTGGAGATCATCGAGGCGAACGCGGAAACTGTTCTCGAAGAGATCGGTGTCAATTTCGTGGAAAATCCCGAGGCGCTGAAGCGGTGGAAAGATGTCGGGGCCGATGTAAACGGCGAGCGTGTGCGTTTTCCCAAAGGACTGCTTCGCAGCCTGATTAAAACCGCGCCGTCCTCGTTTATCCAACACGCCCGTAACCCAGAGCGCAGTGTTGAGATCGGCGGCAAATCTTTGGTGCTTGCGCCTGTTTACGGCCCTCCCTTCGTTTGGGACAGTGTCGGTGGCCGCCGTTATGCGACTATGGCTGATTTTCAGAAATTCGTGAAATTGGGCTATATGTCGAAATGGTTGCACCATTCGGGTGGCACAGTGTGCGAACCTACGGATATTCCCGTCAACAAGCGCCATTTTGATATGCTGTACGCGCATATGAGCCTGAGCGATAAGCCCTTTATGGGGTCGGTGACCGAACCATCGCGGGCGCAAGACTCAGTTGATATGTGCAAAATCCTGTTCGGCGAAGATTTCGCGACCAATAACACGGTCATGACATCGCTGATCAATATCAATTCCCCGCTGACTTTCGATGCAACCATGATGGGCGCATTGGAGGTTTATGCCGCGAATAATCAGGCTTGCATCGTCTCGCCCTTTATCGTGGGGGGCGCAATGGCGCCTGTTTCGGTTATGGGCACGCTGACCCAAGTGTTGGCCGAGGTGATGGTGGCTGTCGCTTATAGCCAAATGATCCGCAAAGGCGCGCCTGTGATATTCGGGGCCTTTGTGACATCGATTGATATGAATTCAGGCGCACCCACATTTGGCACGCCAGAAGCTGCGCAAATCACATATGGTGCAGGCCAATTGGCGCGGCGTTTGAACTTGCCTTACCGCTCGGCGGGGTCGTTTAACGGCTCGAAATTGCCCGATGCGCAGGCAGCCTATGAGACGTCAAATTCGCTGAATATGGGTTTGCTGTCAGGCGTGAATTTCATGCTGCATTCTTGCGGCTGGCTTGAGGGTGGCTTGGCCGCAAGCCCTGAGAAATTCGTGCTTGATGCGGATCAGCTTGGCGTGTTGCACCATCTGGCGGCGGGTGTGCCGATTGACGAGAATGCCCAAGCGATGGATGCGTTGCGCGAAGTTGGCCCTGGCGGGCATTTCTTGGGTTGTGCGCATACACAGGCGAATTTTAAAACCGCCTTCTGGAAAACCAATGTGCTTGATTATAAGCCCTATGAAACATGGGTGGATGAGGGCAGCCGTGACAGCGTGGCCTTGGCGGCTGCGCGGGTGGACAAAATGCTGTCTGAATATGTCCAGCCCGCGCTAGACCCTGCGGTTGACGAGGCCCTCAAGGCCTATATCGCGCAACGCAAATCTGAGATGCCAGACGCCTTTATTTGA
- the hpt gene encoding hypoxanthine phosphoribosyltransferase: protein MTDRPYEIDVLISAKAIAARIEELAREIEARFEDTDKLVVVGLLRGSFMFIADLLRELNLPVEVDFLEASSYGNEMTSSREVRILKDLRGEIGGRDVLVVEDIVDTGFTLSHVLSLLKSRDPKRLETIALLDKPVRREVDISATWTGFEIPDHFVVGYGIDYAQRNRNLPYIGAVRFT from the coding sequence ATGACAGATCGCCCCTATGAAATTGACGTTTTAATCTCGGCCAAGGCCATTGCCGCGCGGATCGAGGAATTGGCACGCGAGATTGAAGCGCGATTTGAGGATACCGATAAACTGGTGGTTGTGGGGCTTTTGCGCGGATCATTCATGTTTATCGCGGATCTGTTGCGCGAATTGAACTTGCCTGTTGAAGTCGATTTCTTAGAGGCGTCTTCCTACGGGAATGAAATGACCTCCTCGCGGGAAGTGCGGATTCTCAAGGATTTGCGCGGCGAAATCGGGGGGCGCGATGTGTTGGTTGTCGAGGATATCGTGGATACAGGGTTTACCTTGAGCCATGTTCTGTCGCTGTTAAAATCGCGCGATCCGAAACGATTAGAAACAATCGCGCTTTTGGATAAACCCGTGCGCCGCGAGGTGGACATCAGCGCCACATGGACGGGGTTCGAAATTCCCGATCATTTTGTTGTGGGCTATGGCATTGATTACGCGCAACGAAATCGTAATTTGCCCTATATCGGCGCCGTGCGGTTCACCTAA